In Ktedonobacteraceae bacterium, a genomic segment contains:
- a CDS encoding amidohydrolase family protein — MKIIALEERFELATIKKVVAKFLPGAQDTAQLASYSPPTAQLEELGAGRLKAMDAMGVDVQVLSYPSSGIPMVPAAEAVPLAREANDQLAAAIVAHPDRFVGMATLPMPDPEAAELERCVNTLGFRGAMIAGQTNGRFLDDSSFRPMLETAAALDVPVYLHPAIPVRAVWDVYYAGFDPAVSGSFATFGWGWHLDTRIHAQRMILGGVFDRYPSLQLILGHWEEMIPFFLARFDEILTPVAKQLQRPVADYFVQQMYATPSGMFTLPPFLLTLQIMGADRIMYSVDYPYIAGNQARAFLENASVSPADREKIAHGNAEKVLKLAPM, encoded by the coding sequence ATGAAAATCATTGCCCTTGAAGAGCGCTTTGAGCTTGCGACGATCAAGAAGGTGGTAGCGAAATTTCTTCCAGGGGCCCAAGATACCGCTCAGTTAGCGTCGTATAGTCCACCCACAGCCCAACTCGAAGAACTGGGCGCTGGTCGCTTGAAAGCTATGGATGCCATGGGCGTCGATGTCCAGGTTCTTTCGTATCCTTCCTCGGGAATACCCATGGTTCCAGCAGCGGAGGCCGTTCCTCTCGCGCGAGAGGCCAATGACCAACTCGCGGCAGCCATTGTTGCCCACCCTGACCGTTTTGTCGGCATGGCGACCTTACCGATGCCTGATCCGGAGGCCGCCGAATTAGAGCGATGTGTGAACACCCTGGGTTTCAGAGGAGCGATGATCGCCGGGCAGACCAATGGTCGTTTTCTCGATGATTCCTCGTTTCGTCCCATGCTCGAAACAGCCGCTGCCCTCGATGTTCCCGTATATCTGCATCCTGCCATCCCGGTCAGAGCCGTGTGGGATGTGTACTATGCTGGATTTGATCCTGCTGTCAGCGGAAGCTTTGCCACATTCGGGTGGGGATGGCATCTGGACACGCGTATTCATGCGCAGCGCATGATTCTGGGTGGCGTCTTTGATCGCTATCCCAGCTTACAACTCATTCTCGGTCACTGGGAAGAAATGATCCCGTTCTTCCTGGCTCGCTTTGATGAGATCTTAACCCCGGTCGCCAAACAGTTGCAAAGGCCTGTCGCGGACTACTTCGTCCAGCAGATGTATGCAACTCCCAGCGGGATGTTTACGCTTCCCCCGTTCTTGCTCACCCTCCAGATCATGGGGGCAGATCGCATCATGTATTCCGTCGATTATCCCTATATTGCGGGCAATCAAGCCAGAGCGTTTCTGGAGAATGCCTCGGTCAGTCCAGCCGACAGAGAAAAAATCGCGCATGGGAATGCCGAAAAGGTGCTCAAACTTGCGCCTATGTGA
- a CDS encoding alpha/beta hydrolase fold domain-containing protein: MANLCVKRQLPPAFIMTAEYDVLRGDGEAYAKRLEQAGVPVTYSMQLGHVHVSASMTKVMAAARAWRDEVLMALQGVNEQRETAQAGEQK; encoded by the coding sequence TTGGCGAATTTATGTGTCAAACGACAGCTGCCGCCAGCATTCATCATGACAGCTGAGTACGATGTGCTTCGTGGCGATGGCGAGGCGTATGCGAAGCGGCTTGAACAAGCGGGAGTGCCAGTAACGTATTCTATGCAACTAGGTCATGTCCATGTGTCTGCATCGATGACCAAAGTCATGGCGGCAGCGCGAGCGTGGAGGGATGAGGTCCTCATGGCCCTGCAGGGCGTGAATGAGCAGCGCGAAACAGCGCAGGCGGGAGAGCAGAAGTAA
- a CDS encoding VOC family protein, which translates to MSHASEDTTIIRPTLHHFNLKTSRLHEMIAWYGTVVGMTSNYTFPGGAWLTNDEANHRLALLVSPVLTDDPDKLMHNGFHHSAFEYPSMGDLLDTYSRLKAIGIVPHASLDHGLTTSFYYVDPDGNSVELQADNFGSWRESSEWIRTSPQFAANPIGMPIDPDQMVAARQAGASFAELHERAYSGEFQPSRPQDLRVPLGDPHSPM; encoded by the coding sequence ATGTCACACGCATCTGAAGACACGACCATTATTCGGCCCACGTTACACCACTTCAACCTGAAGACATCACGCCTTCACGAGATGATTGCGTGGTACGGTACCGTGGTGGGCATGACATCAAACTATACGTTTCCCGGTGGGGCCTGGCTCACCAATGACGAGGCCAATCATCGCCTGGCGTTACTGGTCTCACCGGTGTTGACCGATGACCCTGACAAGCTGATGCACAACGGCTTTCATCATAGCGCCTTCGAGTACCCGTCGATGGGGGATCTGCTCGACACCTACTCGCGTCTGAAGGCCATAGGCATTGTGCCACACGCCAGCCTCGATCATGGCCTGACTACCTCCTTCTACTATGTGGATCCCGACGGCAACAGTGTCGAACTGCAAGCCGACAATTTTGGGAGCTGGCGGGAGTCCAGCGAATGGATACGTACCTCGCCGCAATTCGCCGCCAACCCCATTGGGATGCCCATCGATCCTGATCAGATGGTGGCCGCACGCCAGGCTGGAGCCTCCTTCGCCGAACTGCACGAGCGGGCCTACAGCGGTGAGTTCCAGCCCTCTCGTCCTCAGGATTTGCGTGTGCCGCTAGGCGATCCACACTCTCCCATGTAG
- a CDS encoding aldo/keto reductase, translated as MPRRDDVRRIDQAEHIIQDDNVSHLCLGAMMFGAFGNPDHDESIRIIHKALDNGINFIDTADGYSAGESEEIVGKALSGGRRENVVLAVKFGVPFDEDPNHRGASRRWITEAIEGSLRRLQTDWIDLYQVGVPDPTTDIDETLGALSDLVHAGKIRSFGASKVPASQIVEAQWTAERRGHERFRTEQPPYSLLTRAIEYDVLPTCLRHGMGVLTYSPLAGGWLSGKYRKGQQVSGPGSAARAQRSGVYDSTSPANAAKFAAADALGALADEAGITLIQMAVAFVTRHPAVTSAIIGPRTMEHLDTYLEASRIDLSSDVLDRIDQIVPPGVTINIADNMWNIGTTALSAAFRRR; from the coding sequence GTGCCTCGGCGCGATGATGTTCGGCGTATCGATCAGGCAGAACACATTATTCAGGATGACAATGTCAGCCACCTGTGCCTCGGCGCGATGATGTTCGGCGCCTTCGGCAACCCCGATCATGACGAGTCGATCCGCATCATCCACAAAGCGCTTGACAACGGGATCAACTTCATCGACACCGCTGATGGCTACTCTGCCGGCGAGTCGGAAGAGATCGTAGGCAAGGCGCTCTCTGGCGGACGGCGGGAGAACGTGGTACTCGCCGTCAAGTTCGGCGTTCCTTTCGATGAGGACCCCAACCATCGCGGAGCGTCGCGGCGGTGGATCACAGAGGCGATCGAGGGCTCGCTGCGTCGGCTGCAGACCGACTGGATCGACCTCTACCAGGTGGGTGTTCCTGATCCCACCACCGATATCGACGAGACCCTCGGCGCCCTATCTGATCTCGTCCATGCTGGCAAGATCCGCTCCTTCGGCGCGTCGAAGGTTCCCGCCTCTCAGATCGTTGAAGCTCAGTGGACCGCTGAACGCCGCGGCCACGAACGGTTTCGTACCGAGCAGCCCCCCTACTCTCTGCTGACCCGTGCGATCGAATACGATGTGCTGCCGACCTGCCTGCGCCACGGAATGGGCGTGTTGACCTACAGCCCGCTGGCCGGGGGTTGGCTGTCGGGCAAATACCGCAAGGGCCAGCAGGTCAGCGGGCCGGGTTCCGCTGCTCGCGCCCAGCGCTCCGGCGTTTATGACTCCACCAGCCCAGCCAATGCCGCCAAGTTCGCCGCCGCCGACGCCCTCGGCGCTCTCGCCGACGAGGCCGGGATAACCCTCATCCAGATGGCAGTCGCATTCGTCACCCGCCATCCTGCGGTTACCTCCGCGATCATCGGCCCGCGCACCATGGAACACCTGGACACCTACCTCGAGGCCTCCAGGATCGACCTGTCGAGCGACGTGCTGGACCGCATCGACCAGATCGTTCCCCCTGGAGTCACGATCAACATCGCCGACAACATGTGGAACATCGGCACAACAGCGCTCAGTGCGGCCTTCCGCCGCCGGTAG
- a CDS encoding isoamylase early set domain-containing protein, which produces MIHKSFIETERGPIARVTFTLPESTWADTIYLVGDFNGWNQTSHPFRLDREGNWTITVDLEVGRRYEFRYRRDGEWMNDSQADGYVSNPHGSDNFLVVTDPNFKRNHEG; this is translated from the coding sequence ATGATTCACAAGTCATTTATTGAAACAGAGCGAGGTCCCATTGCACGAGTCACATTTACTCTGCCGGAGAGTACCTGGGCTGATACCATTTACCTTGTGGGTGATTTCAACGGATGGAACCAGACATCGCATCCTTTTCGACTCGACCGCGAAGGAAACTGGACGATTACGGTTGACCTGGAAGTGGGCCGCCGGTATGAATTTCGCTACCGCCGTGATGGAGAATGGATGAATGATAGCCAGGCCGATGGATATGTGAGCAATCCGCATGGCAGCGATAACTTTCTCGTGGTGACAGACCCCAATTTTAAGCGAAACCATGAGGGATGA
- a CDS encoding YciI family protein, with protein MHMFVLISRFQKPFEEVNRSFAAHSAWVQRNYESGRFLVSGRREPLIGGIIVARATSEQELREVLTTDPYQQQGLAEYEIFAFEATDFPKRSSAFDTFASKPLREPPPVQETGSSHTHE; from the coding sequence ATGCACATGTTCGTTCTCATCTCTCGTTTCCAGAAGCCGTTTGAGGAGGTGAACCGCTCCTTCGCAGCGCACAGCGCGTGGGTACAACGGAACTACGAATCTGGGCGATTTCTGGTCTCTGGACGGCGTGAACCCCTCATCGGGGGCATCATCGTGGCACGAGCAACCAGTGAACAGGAACTGCGTGAGGTTCTGACCACCGATCCCTACCAACAGCAGGGGCTGGCTGAGTACGAGATCTTTGCCTTCGAGGCCACCGATTTCCCTAAGCGCAGTAGCGCGTTTGACACCTTTGCTTCAAAGCCGTTGCGTGAACCTCCACCTGTACAGGAGACAGGAAGTTCACATACACACGAATGA
- a CDS encoding pyridoxamine 5'-phosphate oxidase family protein, whose product MNQEQRIAFVHAHRTAIYGFNRKNDGPAMSVVYYLMDGDDILISTMEGRGKAKAIRRNPKVSLCVLDEQWPLTYLQVYGEATIDATVDTDLEKVTDLLMRILGLMAGKPMPESVREQTRHLALAERRVQLRVQPYATFESPPRHVYSSEDVAGLTHDLGQHLLWK is encoded by the coding sequence ATGAATCAAGAGCAACGCATCGCGTTTGTTCATGCTCATCGAACAGCCATTTACGGCTTCAATCGTAAAAATGATGGCCCGGCGATGTCGGTCGTGTACTACCTGATGGATGGCGACGATATCCTCATCTCTACAATGGAAGGTCGAGGCAAGGCCAAAGCGATTCGACGCAATCCAAAGGTTTCTCTCTGTGTGCTCGACGAGCAATGGCCGCTCACCTATCTGCAAGTCTATGGCGAGGCGACGATTGATGCAACCGTCGATACCGACCTTGAAAAAGTGACAGACTTGTTGATGCGGATTCTCGGCTTGATGGCTGGAAAGCCTATGCCGGAGTCGGTACGCGAGCAGACAAGACACTTGGCACTTGCTGAGCGACGTGTCCAACTGCGTGTGCAGCCGTATGCCACCTTTGAGTCACCTCCCCGTCATGTCTACTCGTCAGAGGATGTTGCAGGTCTTACACATGACCTTGGGCAGCATTTGCTGTGGAAGTGA
- a CDS encoding TetR/AcrR family transcriptional regulator, which translates to MFVTSGVEAPVRDIASAAGVGMGTIYRHFPTRADLVVAVYRHQVEACAEAGPVLLANSDSPHAALGQWVNLFVDFLVTKHGLAAVLQSDSASFDALHAYFLDRLVPVCAQLLAAAAEAGEIRADIDAYELMRGIGSLCVGGDLDPRYDARRMVELLIAGLRGSARPDPSDPEKKHQQYLDTVGQLHIHLGIP; encoded by the coding sequence GTGTTCGTCACGTCCGGTGTCGAGGCGCCAGTGCGTGACATCGCGTCTGCTGCTGGCGTCGGAATGGGGACGATTTACCGCCACTTCCCGACACGAGCGGATCTCGTGGTGGCTGTGTACCGCCATCAGGTCGAAGCTTGCGCCGAGGCTGGTCCGGTCCTACTGGCCAATAGTGACTCGCCGCACGCGGCCCTCGGTCAGTGGGTCAACCTCTTCGTTGATTTCCTGGTCACGAAGCATGGACTTGCTGCGGTCCTGCAATCAGACAGCGCTAGCTTCGATGCGCTGCATGCCTACTTCCTTGACCGCCTCGTGCCCGTGTGCGCTCAGTTGCTCGCCGCCGCAGCAGAAGCCGGAGAGATCCGCGCCGATATTGACGCCTATGAACTGATGCGTGGCATCGGCAGCCTCTGCGTTGGCGGAGACCTCGACCCGCGCTACGACGCCCGCCGCATGGTCGAGTTGCTCATCGCGGGACTCCGGGGTAGCGCTCGACCTGATCCTTCTGATCCAGAGAAGAAGCACCAGCAGTACCTCGATACGGTTGGTCAACTTCATATACATTTGGGAATTCCGTGA
- a CDS encoding DoxX family protein: MIRTVTHLLLSGIYIINGWGAFSKPGGRPKLVAAAGIPQPERAVVLNAAVMIVAGFLLGLGITPRLAAALLLGSMIPTTIVGHAFWKEEPGPQRQNQETQFLKNLSMIGGLLMVLTEKGK; the protein is encoded by the coding sequence ATGATACGAACCGTCACACACCTGCTTCTCTCGGGTATCTACATTATTAACGGATGGGGGGCCTTTAGTAAGCCCGGTGGACGGCCCAAGTTGGTTGCTGCGGCAGGTATCCCACAACCAGAGCGGGCCGTGGTACTCAACGCTGCTGTCATGATCGTTGCTGGTTTCCTGCTCGGCCTGGGCATCACACCTCGGCTCGCTGCGGCCCTTCTGCTCGGCAGCATGATTCCAACCACGATTGTGGGACATGCCTTTTGGAAGGAAGAGCCAGGACCACAGCGCCAGAATCAAGAGACCCAGTTTCTGAAAAATCTGAGCATGATCGGCGGGTTGCTGATGGTTCTCACGGAAAAGGGCAAGTAA
- a CDS encoding cyclase family protein yields the protein MAGDWIDVSVPLHSGMVHWPDNPPVLIERALDMSRGDAANVSKISMGVHTGTHMDAPVHFFPGGKGIDTMPLTAVIGQARVIEIADPESIKSGELRPHQIQAGERILLKTRNSSRCWQTDDFVKDFVYISAEAAQYLAEQKVQAVGVDYLSVGGFFKDGAATHHALLGAGIWIIEGLNLANVQPGLVELICLPIKIVGSDGAPARAILRPLS from the coding sequence ATGGCAGGAGATTGGATTGATGTTTCGGTGCCGCTGCACAGCGGTATGGTTCACTGGCCGGATAATCCGCCTGTTTTGATTGAACGCGCGCTGGATATGAGCCGAGGTGATGCCGCGAATGTTTCGAAGATTTCAATGGGGGTGCATACCGGGACACATATGGATGCACCGGTCCATTTCTTTCCCGGTGGGAAAGGTATTGATACCATGCCTTTAACGGCCGTTATTGGCCAGGCGCGGGTGATTGAGATTGCCGACCCGGAGTCGATCAAATCCGGTGAATTGCGACCACATCAGATACAGGCTGGTGAACGTATCCTGTTGAAGACGCGCAATTCATCGAGGTGCTGGCAAACGGATGATTTTGTCAAGGATTTCGTGTATATTTCTGCTGAGGCGGCGCAGTACCTGGCGGAACAAAAGGTACAGGCGGTCGGGGTCGATTACCTCTCGGTCGGGGGATTCTTCAAGGATGGGGCTGCGACCCATCATGCGCTGCTGGGAGCGGGCATCTGGATTATCGAGGGACTGAACCTTGCAAACGTACAACCAGGGCTGGTTGAACTGATCTGCCTGCCAATAAAGATTGTTGGTAGTGATGGCGCACCTGCGCGGGCAATCTTGCGCCCGCTGAGCTAA
- a CDS encoding amidohydrolase family protein — protein MPRQEQAKMMRTITVEEHYATPAFLEGPGRSLKERAQGPETRMRGVPELLCDLDERRIANMDAAGIDVQVLSHTAPGTEQLDATEAITRAREINDFLAQAVSRHPDRLAGFATLPTPVPEAAAAELERTVHTYGFKGAVINGHVRGRYLDDPFFWPILERAEALQVALYLHPTQPPQAVVASSYTGNFSPVIASALANSSWGWHIETALHVLRIVLSGAFDRYPDLQVIIGHLGEGLPFMMPRLELTLPQQITTLERPIGAYLRENLHYSFSGFNFLPPFLNLLLEVGVNRILFSADYPYASMTQARSFLDQLPVSPADREQIAHGNAERLLKL, from the coding sequence ATGCCTCGACAAGAACAAGCCAAGATGATGCGCACCATCACAGTAGAAGAGCATTACGCGACTCCAGCCTTTCTAGAGGGCCCGGGGCGCTCTCTGAAAGAGCGGGCCCAGGGGCCTGAGACAAGAATGCGCGGGGTGCCTGAACTGCTCTGCGATCTTGACGAACGCCGCATTGCCAATATGGATGCGGCCGGAATCGATGTCCAGGTCCTCTCTCATACCGCTCCCGGTACAGAACAGCTCGATGCCACCGAGGCCATCACGCGCGCCCGCGAGATCAACGATTTCCTCGCGCAAGCGGTCAGCCGCCATCCAGACCGTCTCGCCGGGTTTGCGACGCTGCCAACTCCCGTCCCGGAAGCTGCTGCTGCTGAGCTAGAACGCACTGTGCACACCTATGGCTTCAAAGGAGCGGTTATCAATGGTCACGTCCGGGGGCGTTACCTGGACGATCCTTTTTTCTGGCCGATTCTGGAACGCGCCGAAGCTCTCCAGGTGGCGCTCTACCTCCACCCAACACAACCTCCACAAGCAGTGGTGGCCTCCTCCTATACCGGTAATTTCTCCCCGGTGATCGCGTCCGCTCTGGCAAACTCGTCCTGGGGCTGGCACATCGAAACGGCTCTTCACGTGCTGCGCATTGTACTCAGCGGCGCTTTTGATCGCTATCCAGACTTGCAAGTGATCATTGGTCACCTGGGTGAAGGGCTCCCGTTTATGATGCCAAGGCTTGAACTCACGTTGCCCCAACAGATAACAACCCTGGAACGCCCAATTGGAGCCTATCTCCGTGAAAATCTCCACTATAGCTTTAGTGGCTTTAATTTTCTTCCGCCCTTTTTGAATCTGTTGCTTGAGGTAGGCGTCAACCGCATTCTGTTCTCAGCCGATTATCCCTACGCTTCCATGACCCAGGCTCGCTCTTTCCTGGACCAACTTCCAGTAAGTCCCGCCGATCGAGAACAGATCGCCCATGGCAACGCGGAGCGCCTCCTGAAGCTGTGA
- a CDS encoding FAD-dependent monooxygenase, giving the protein MTARETRDSSQDIPQETQVLIVGGGPVGLSAAVELGQRGVQCVIVEPRLSVSRLRPRAKTTSVRTMEHFRRWGLAQRIREAAPLKVDWSQDIVFCTTLLGHEVMRFSNCLGLSRERTEEFAEAGQQIAQPLVEEVLREAVSNLEPCHLCLGWSLHALQQHDDEVHATIASEQGEQRRVRAFYVLGCDGARSIVRRAIGVHYEGASDQRPNFGLVFRAPGLAERQPHGPAVHYWVLNPACPGVLGRMDLEDVWWAIANGVPAEVGQSDPHALIRGLVGTEIEAEVLGTDPWTARMLLADRYRNGRAFLVGDAAHLNPPWGGHGFNTGIGDSVNIGWKLAAVIDGWGGDGLLASYEAERRPIAERTIREAVANMSVLAPELGNPELDAPGLVGEQARHAAAQVIRATKDREFHSLGLVLGYQYDASPVIVDDGTPVLPEGQAYVPTARPGARLPHLWLPDGASLYDRLGNGFSLLRLRDDADVAPFIASAAARRVPLTVVELRGQALERLYEASLLLVRPDQHVAWRGVSIDRPGADAIIDRVRGA; this is encoded by the coding sequence ATGACGGCGAGAGAAACCAGAGACAGCAGTCAAGATATTCCTCAGGAGACGCAAGTCCTCATCGTTGGAGGAGGCCCTGTTGGACTCAGCGCAGCCGTCGAGCTGGGGCAGCGAGGCGTGCAGTGCGTGATCGTGGAGCCGCGGTTGTCTGTCTCGCGGCTCAGACCCCGTGCTAAGACGACCAGTGTGCGCACAATGGAGCATTTTCGCAGATGGGGACTGGCCCAGCGCATTCGTGAGGCGGCGCCGCTCAAGGTCGACTGGTCGCAGGACATCGTCTTCTGCACGACCCTGCTCGGCCACGAGGTGATGCGCTTCAGCAACTGCCTCGGTCTTTCACGAGAGCGAACCGAGGAGTTCGCAGAGGCGGGGCAGCAGATCGCCCAGCCCCTGGTCGAAGAGGTGTTGCGAGAGGCCGTGAGCAATTTGGAGCCGTGTCACCTTTGCCTGGGCTGGTCGCTGCACGCTCTTCAGCAGCATGACGACGAGGTACATGCGACCATCGCGAGCGAGCAAGGCGAACAGCGGCGGGTCAGAGCATTCTACGTCCTGGGGTGTGACGGAGCTCGCAGCATCGTTCGTAGGGCAATCGGAGTACACTATGAGGGTGCATCAGACCAGCGTCCGAACTTTGGCCTCGTCTTCCGCGCGCCGGGATTGGCCGAGCGGCAACCTCATGGCCCGGCGGTCCACTACTGGGTCCTCAATCCGGCCTGCCCTGGGGTACTGGGCCGGATGGATCTGGAGGATGTGTGGTGGGCCATCGCCAATGGCGTCCCTGCCGAGGTCGGTCAGTCCGATCCACATGCCTTGATTCGTGGTCTTGTCGGTACTGAGATCGAGGCTGAGGTCCTGGGGACCGACCCCTGGACGGCACGCATGTTGCTGGCGGACCGCTATCGCAACGGTCGGGCCTTCCTGGTTGGAGACGCCGCGCACCTCAATCCGCCCTGGGGAGGACACGGCTTTAATACGGGCATCGGCGATTCGGTGAACATCGGCTGGAAGCTGGCGGCAGTGATTGACGGCTGGGGAGGAGATGGACTGCTCGCTAGTTATGAAGCGGAGCGGAGACCCATCGCCGAGCGCACCATTCGGGAGGCGGTCGCGAATATGAGTGTGCTGGCCCCGGAACTGGGTAATCCTGAGTTGGACGCTCCGGGTCTCGTCGGTGAGCAAGCGCGGCACGCGGCCGCTCAAGTGATCCGGGCCACCAAAGACCGCGAGTTCCATAGCCTGGGACTCGTCCTGGGCTACCAATACGATGCCTCGCCGGTGATTGTGGATGACGGGACGCCTGTTCTTCCTGAAGGCCAGGCGTATGTGCCGACGGCCAGACCGGGAGCGCGGCTGCCGCACCTGTGGCTACCAGATGGAGCCTCCCTCTATGATCGGCTAGGCAATGGATTCTCGCTGCTGCGGCTCCGTGATGACGCCGATGTGGCTCCATTTATCGCGTCCGCTGCGGCCCGTCGTGTGCCGCTGACCGTTGTCGAGCTACGCGGACAGGCACTCGAAAGGCTCTACGAGGCTTCGCTGCTGCTTGTGCGACCTGATCAGCATGTGGCCTGGCGCGGAGTGTCCATTGATCGGCCAGGTGCAGATGCAATCATCGACCGAGTCCGTGGGGCCTGA